From Pan troglodytes isolate AG18354 chromosome 11, NHGRI_mPanTro3-v2.0_pri, whole genome shotgun sequence, the proteins below share one genomic window:
- the LOC464762 gene encoding transmembrane protein 203, whose amino-acid sequence MLFSLRELVQWLGFATFEIFVHLLALLVFSVLLALRVDGLVPGLSWWNVFVPFFAADGLSTYFTTIVSVRLFQDGEKRLAVLRLFWVLTVLSLKFVFEMLLCQKLAEQTRELWFGLITSPLFILLQLLMIRACRVN is encoded by the coding sequence ATGCTCTTCTCGCTCCGGGAGCTGGTGCAGTGGCTAGGCTTCGCCACCTTCGAGATCTTCGTGCACCTGCTGGCCCTGTTGGTGTTCTCTGTGCTGCTGGCACTGCGTGTGGATGGCCTGGTCCCGGGCCTCTCCTGGTGGAACGTGTTCGTGCCTTTCTTCGCCGCTGACGGGCTCAGCACCTACTTCACCACCATCGTGTCCGTGCGCCTCTTCCAGGATGGAGAGAAGCGGCTGGCGGTGCTCCGCCTTTTCTGGGTACTCACGGTCCTGAGTCTCAAGTTCGTCTTCGAGATGCTGTTGTGCCAGAAGCTGGCGGAGCAGACTCGGGAGCTCTGGTTCGGCCTCATTACGTCCCCGCTCTTCATTCTCCTGCAGCTGCTCATGATCCGCGCCTGTCGGGTCAACTAG